Proteins from a single region of Flavobacterium sp. YJ01:
- a CDS encoding GNAT family N-acetyltransferase → MLLIYKNMEIRKLSDKHWDQVKIIYQKGIDTGNATFQTSAPSWEDWDQSHLKSCRVVMQEDGKVIGWAALTPVSSRCVYAGVAEVSVYVDPAHSGKGVGLTLLNELVRQSETEGIWTLQAGIFPENTASLRIHEKAGFRILGTREKIGKQNGIWRNTALLERRSSVIN, encoded by the coding sequence ATGCTGCTAATCTATAAAAATATGGAAATCAGAAAACTTTCGGATAAACACTGGGATCAGGTAAAAATAATTTACCAAAAAGGGATAGATACCGGCAATGCCACTTTCCAGACCAGCGCCCCTTCATGGGAAGACTGGGACCAGTCACATCTTAAGTCATGCCGGGTTGTGATGCAGGAAGATGGCAAGGTAATTGGCTGGGCTGCCCTTACACCTGTTTCTTCACGCTGCGTTTATGCGGGGGTTGCAGAGGTGAGCGTATATGTGGATCCAGCACATTCAGGAAAAGGAGTCGGGCTTACCCTTTTAAATGAACTTGTCCGACAGAGCGAAACAGAAGGAATCTGGACGCTTCAGGCAGGAATCTTTCCTGAGAACACGGCAAGTCTCCGCATCCATGAAAAAGCAGGCTTCCGAATACTTGGAACAAGAGAAAAAATCGGAAAACAGAATGGTATCTGGAGAAATACTGCGCTTCTTGAAAGAAGAAGCTCCGTTATTAATTAA
- a CDS encoding DUF6428 family protein gives MKLSEIKEVLKTVEAVNFELPDGTFVPEYFHVTEVGLVTKNFIDCGGTVRKETVVNFQLWDANDYEHRLKPQKLIHIIELSEKVLGIEDNEIEVEYQNTTIGKYDLDFNGKNFTLLNKQTACLAQEQCGIPSDKPKVKLSQLNTDNVSSCTPGGGCC, from the coding sequence ATGAAACTTTCAGAAATTAAAGAAGTGCTTAAAACAGTGGAAGCTGTAAATTTTGAATTGCCGGACGGCACATTTGTACCAGAATATTTTCACGTAACTGAAGTAGGCTTGGTTACCAAAAACTTCATCGACTGCGGAGGAACAGTAAGAAAAGAAACAGTTGTAAACTTCCAGCTTTGGGATGCCAACGACTACGAGCACAGGCTTAAACCTCAGAAACTGATCCACATCATTGAGCTTTCAGAAAAAGTCTTGGGAATTGAAGACAATGAAATTGAAGTGGAGTACCAGAACACTACAATCGGGAAATACGATTTGGATTTTAACGGCAAAAACTTCACTCTGCTTAATAAACAGACAGCCTGCTTAGCTCAGGAGCAGTGCGGTATTCCATCTGATAAGCCTAAAGTAAAATTATCTCAGCTAAATACTGATAATGTTTCTTCATGCACTCCGGGCGGAGGATGCTGCTAA
- a CDS encoding metalloregulator ArsR/SmtB family transcription factor has translation MGATKTDHFTESQNELAVLAKALGHPARIAIMEYLLKVDACICGDIVNELPLSQPTVSQHLKELKNAGLIKGSIEGNSICYCINEPGLEKIKGFFEHISDHLAKKRSECC, from the coding sequence ATGGGAGCAACAAAAACAGATCACTTTACAGAAAGCCAGAACGAGCTGGCTGTTTTAGCAAAAGCATTAGGCCATCCTGCGCGTATTGCTATTATGGAATATTTATTAAAAGTGGATGCTTGCATCTGCGGAGATATTGTAAACGAACTTCCCCTTTCACAGCCGACCGTTTCACAGCATTTGAAAGAATTGAAAAATGCGGGACTGATTAAAGGAAGCATCGAAGGAAATTCTATCTGCTACTGCATCAACGAACCTGGACTTGAAAAGATAAAAGGTTTCTTTGAGCATATATCAGATCATTTGGCAAAAAAGCGAAGTGAATGCTGCTAA
- a CDS encoding DUF3347 domain-containing protein: MKKLIKIGIPIASLFLLIACGNGENNKKEVQQNNKASVPILKDPAIRINDDILNAIYSHYAHLTVALAQDNVAEAKLAANAIEAGAREISSNSNLAASATAIVSAPDIDKQRAAYSNLSNEMVSLVKKAGMAEAELYLEYCPMAFDNKGAVWISSTKEVRNPYFGEKMLKCGEVKEIIK; this comes from the coding sequence ATGAAAAAATTAATCAAAATCGGAATTCCAATAGCCTCACTCTTCCTGCTTATTGCGTGCGGTAACGGTGAAAACAATAAGAAAGAGGTTCAGCAGAATAATAAAGCCTCTGTCCCAATTTTAAAGGATCCCGCAATCAGGATAAATGATGATATTTTAAACGCGATATACAGCCACTATGCCCATTTAACAGTAGCCCTTGCCCAAGATAATGTCGCTGAAGCAAAACTGGCGGCGAATGCAATTGAAGCGGGAGCACGGGAAATCAGCAGCAACAGCAATCTTGCAGCAAGTGCTACGGCAATCGTTTCAGCTCCCGATATCGATAAGCAGCGAGCTGCTTATTCTAATCTAAGTAATGAAATGGTCAGCCTGGTAAAAAAAGCAGGAATGGCTGAGGCTGAGCTCTACTTAGAATATTGTCCAATGGCTTTCGACAATAAAGGGGCCGTATGGATTAGTTCTACCAAAGAAGTGCGCAATCCGTACTTTGGAGAAAAAATGCTCAAGTGCGGCGAGGTGAAAGAAATAATTAAATAA
- a CDS encoding DUF2911 domain-containing protein, translated as MKKIILLSFIIMQSLSISAQEKIQIKLTPASPSASFQQEIGSSTVKISYSRPLVRGRKIFGELVPFGKLWRTGASDCTTISTNEDIAFGNNILREGTYSVFSIPSENEWTIIINSDITLHGETGYDEKKDVMRFTVPTEKTIGFYETFTIELNDINSKGEGFLKIEWENTMVKIPMKSKADKEILALIDKYIIKEKSQNATLLFQAANYYSATCRANNQAVSWLAEAEKLDPENFYYPTLRQKISVELKDYPNAIEAAKKALAIAEQKKMKGTEKLKNQLEELQLLLKSK; from the coding sequence ATGAAAAAAATAATTCTGCTAAGCTTCATTATTATGCAATCGTTATCAATTTCTGCACAAGAAAAAATTCAAATTAAACTTACCCCTGCAAGTCCCTCTGCATCATTTCAACAAGAAATCGGAAGTTCTACAGTCAAAATATCCTATAGCAGACCCTTAGTAAGAGGGCGAAAAATATTTGGCGAATTAGTGCCTTTTGGTAAACTCTGGCGAACAGGCGCCAGCGATTGTACGACCATAAGTACTAATGAAGATATTGCTTTTGGAAACAATATTTTAAGAGAAGGAACTTATTCTGTATTCTCAATTCCTTCAGAAAATGAGTGGACTATAATTATCAATAGTGATATTACTTTACATGGCGAAACTGGTTATGATGAGAAAAAAGATGTTATGCGTTTTACCGTTCCCACAGAAAAAACGATTGGTTTTTATGAAACTTTTACCATTGAATTAAATGACATCAACAGTAAAGGAGAAGGCTTCCTTAAAATAGAATGGGAAAACACAATGGTTAAAATACCTATGAAAAGCAAAGCTGACAAAGAAATTTTAGCCCTAATTGACAAATATATTATTAAAGAAAAAAGTCAAAATGCTACTTTATTGTTTCAGGCAGCAAATTATTATTCAGCCACGTGCAGAGCAAACAACCAAGCAGTATCGTGGTTAGCTGAAGCTGAAAAATTAGATCCTGAAAATTTTTATTATCCGACTTTAAGACAGAAAATCTCAGTAGAACTCAAGGATTATCCCAATGCCATCGAGGCTGCAAAAAAAGCCCTTGCAATTGCAGAACAGAAAAAAATGAAAGGCACGGAAAAATTAAAAAACCAGCTTGAAGAGTTACAATTATTACTTAAAAGCAAATAA
- a CDS encoding efflux RND transporter periplasmic adaptor subunit, producing the protein MNNKLIIRTILLIAMVFPLLFTACAQKEEKKTSQEKAQTYTCPMHPQIVKDGPGSCPICGMDLVPFEKNNAQDFLTLGPSQQALANLTTITAGENEFSNSSHLNGRLVTDPEQTIYISSRVAGRIEELYVKETGVPVRKGQPLYKIYSEQLSALQQEYLLATAQAASFTEDKRFAQIKNAAKQKLLLYGQSEAQLNELLKKQKASPYVVYYAPYSGIVAELSITEGQYVAEGGSIMKLEDYTRLWVEADVYPADAGKVKIGQKVKVIVSGYEDQPQTMTVDFINPALQTSKQLIQLRGAIANPNKQWQAGQQAIVLLPSSEQKMKLTIPVDAVIRDGSGTHVWIEIEKGKYQPKMVAIGSETFDEVEITSGLKKGDIVVASGAYLLYSEFILKKGKNPMSGMKM; encoded by the coding sequence ATGAACAATAAATTAATAATTCGTACTATTTTGCTCATTGCAATGGTTTTTCCACTTCTATTTACAGCATGTGCCCAAAAAGAAGAAAAAAAAACCAGTCAGGAAAAAGCTCAAACCTATACCTGCCCCATGCATCCGCAAATTGTAAAAGATGGCCCCGGCTCATGCCCGATCTGTGGAATGGATTTAGTGCCTTTCGAAAAAAACAACGCACAGGACTTTCTAACCTTGGGACCGAGCCAGCAGGCACTAGCTAATCTGACTACAATAACTGCTGGGGAAAATGAATTTTCAAATTCTTCTCATCTTAACGGACGTTTGGTTACTGACCCTGAGCAAACTATTTACATTTCAAGTCGCGTGGCAGGAAGGATTGAAGAGTTGTATGTAAAAGAAACTGGTGTTCCCGTTCGAAAAGGCCAGCCTTTGTACAAAATATATTCAGAGCAGCTTTCAGCCCTGCAGCAGGAGTACCTTCTAGCTACGGCACAGGCTGCAAGCTTTACTGAGGATAAACGATTTGCCCAAATAAAAAATGCTGCAAAACAAAAACTATTATTATATGGACAATCTGAAGCACAGCTTAATGAATTATTAAAAAAACAAAAAGCTTCTCCTTATGTTGTTTATTATGCCCCGTATTCAGGAATAGTTGCAGAACTTTCCATAACAGAAGGCCAATATGTAGCAGAAGGAGGCTCTATTATGAAACTGGAAGATTATACCCGTTTATGGGTCGAAGCTGATGTCTATCCTGCAGATGCCGGTAAAGTTAAAATAGGCCAAAAAGTAAAAGTTATTGTCTCGGGTTATGAAGATCAGCCCCAAACAATGACGGTAGATTTTATAAATCCTGCCCTGCAGACAAGCAAACAGCTCATACAGCTGCGAGGTGCTATTGCCAATCCAAACAAGCAATGGCAGGCAGGTCAACAGGCAATTGTTTTACTGCCTTCATCAGAACAAAAAATGAAATTAACCATACCTGTAGATGCCGTAATAAGAGACGGCAGCGGTACACATGTGTGGATTGAAATTGAAAAAGGCAAGTATCAGCCTAAAATGGTGGCTATTGGTTCTGAAACCTTCGATGAAGTGGAAATTACTAGCGGTTTAAAAAAAGGAGATATCGTCGTTGCATCCGGTGCCTATCTTTTGTACAGTGAATTTATATTAAAGAAAGGCAAAAACCCTATGTCAGGAATGAAAATGTAA
- a CDS encoding multicopper oxidase domain-containing protein gives MKNILTILVFIMLPVLIYAQDMKTMEMDKKPSKEESNPTTYTCPMHPEIHEAKPGNCPKCGMKLVPEKSDKQTKTAENKATKQTDQGNKTLQDGNSSSISQKRAEENTSPPRVVRYDLYIRDTIVNFTGKAKRAIAVNGQIPMPTLTFTEGDTAEIYVHNELDEDTSLHWHGLFLPNQYDGVPNLTQMPIKPHTTHLYTFPIIQHGTHWYHSHTELQEQIGMYGSFIMNKRTDDPTFRKGIDDLPSVPIILSEWTDMKPENVHRLLHNASDWFAIKKGTTQSYAEAIKQGYFSDKIKNEWKRMNAMDVSDVYYDKFLINGKNENQLSQFKAGDKVRLRVSNGGASTYFWLTYAGGKITVVANDGNDVEPVEVDRLIIAVSETYDIVVTIPADKTAYEFLATPEDRTKSTSLYIGSGIKQLVAPLPKLKYFEGMKMMNGMMKMNGDLDDMGMSMSLNKMDMNVVMYPEITGETKPKTSTKMEGMKMDAEQYNANALSDITTLNYAMLKSPTKTTLPENAPVKELKFELTGNMNRYVWSLDNKVVSEADKILIKKGENVRIILHNNSMMRHPMHLHGHDFRVLNGQGEYAPLKNVIDIMPMETDTLEFNANVDGDWFFHCHILYHMMSGMGRVFTYENQPANPEIPNPKLAQRKLFADDRKFHFMAENDFATNGNDGEAMYQSTRWSIGTEWRLGYNDMHGYETETHIGRYIGKMQWLMPFIGFDWRYRRMGEDIQENNLFGQTNTKDKRAVVSLGVNYILPMLIVAQAEVFTDGKVRLQFERKDIPVSKRLRMNLMWNTDKEYMAGLRYIITRWGSLSSHYDSDMGFGAGFILNY, from the coding sequence ATGAAAAATATACTTACAATACTAGTTTTTATCATGCTTCCTGTCCTAATTTATGCTCAGGATATGAAAACAATGGAAATGGATAAAAAGCCTTCGAAAGAAGAGTCAAATCCCACTACGTATACTTGTCCAATGCATCCCGAAATTCATGAAGCCAAACCAGGAAACTGCCCCAAGTGCGGTATGAAACTAGTTCCGGAAAAGTCAGACAAGCAAACAAAAACAGCAGAAAATAAAGCCACCAAGCAAACTGACCAAGGTAATAAGACACTTCAGGACGGCAATAGTAGTTCTATTTCTCAGAAAAGAGCTGAAGAAAATACTTCGCCACCGCGTGTAGTCCGATATGACCTGTATATAAGAGACACAATTGTAAATTTTACAGGAAAAGCAAAAAGGGCCATTGCCGTTAACGGACAAATACCTATGCCTACTTTGACCTTTACAGAAGGAGATACTGCGGAAATCTATGTTCACAATGAGCTGGATGAAGATACTTCCTTGCATTGGCATGGCTTATTCTTACCCAATCAATATGATGGTGTGCCAAATCTAACTCAAATGCCAATTAAACCCCATACGACGCATCTGTATACTTTTCCCATTATTCAGCATGGCACACACTGGTATCATAGCCATACGGAACTTCAGGAACAGATAGGCATGTACGGTTCGTTCATTATGAATAAAAGGACAGATGATCCGACCTTTCGCAAGGGAATCGATGATTTGCCTTCCGTTCCCATAATACTAAGTGAATGGACAGATATGAAACCTGAAAATGTACATCGATTACTGCACAATGCATCAGACTGGTTTGCTATTAAAAAGGGCACTACACAAAGTTATGCAGAAGCTATAAAACAGGGGTATTTCAGCGACAAAATAAAAAATGAATGGAAGCGAATGAATGCCATGGATGTCAGTGATGTTTATTACGACAAATTTTTAATCAATGGGAAAAATGAAAATCAGCTTTCCCAATTTAAAGCAGGTGATAAGGTCCGATTACGGGTTTCCAATGGAGGTGCATCAACCTACTTTTGGTTAACCTATGCCGGTGGGAAAATTACGGTTGTGGCAAATGATGGGAATGACGTAGAACCCGTTGAGGTTGATCGACTAATTATTGCAGTTTCTGAAACCTATGACATAGTTGTTACTATTCCAGCTGATAAAACAGCTTATGAATTTTTAGCAACACCCGAAGACCGAACAAAATCTACGTCCCTTTACATCGGAAGCGGAATTAAGCAATTAGTAGCTCCTTTGCCAAAACTTAAATATTTCGAAGGAATGAAAATGATGAACGGCATGATGAAAATGAATGGCGATCTGGATGACATGGGAATGAGCATGAGCCTTAATAAGATGGATATGAATGTAGTAATGTATCCTGAGATTACAGGTGAAACAAAGCCTAAAACCAGTACAAAGATGGAAGGAATGAAAATGGATGCTGAGCAATATAATGCCAATGCACTTTCGGATATTACAACACTAAATTATGCAATGCTTAAATCACCTACAAAAACTACGCTTCCCGAAAATGCCCCTGTTAAAGAACTAAAATTTGAACTTACGGGGAATATGAATCGATATGTATGGAGTCTGGACAATAAGGTGGTTTCAGAAGCTGATAAAATATTAATTAAAAAAGGTGAAAATGTACGTATAATTTTGCATAATAATTCTATGATGCGCCATCCAATGCACTTGCATGGACATGATTTCAGGGTTCTTAATGGACAAGGAGAATATGCACCATTAAAAAATGTGATTGATATAATGCCTATGGAAACCGATACTTTGGAATTTAATGCCAATGTTGATGGAGACTGGTTTTTTCACTGCCATATTTTATATCATATGATGAGCGGAATGGGCAGGGTTTTTACTTATGAAAATCAGCCGGCCAATCCTGAAATACCAAACCCAAAACTAGCACAGCGAAAACTTTTTGCCGACGACAGAAAATTCCACTTTATGGCAGAAAATGATTTTGCCACCAATGGAAATGACGGTGAAGCAATGTATCAAAGTACACGCTGGAGCATTGGAACCGAATGGAGGTTAGGATACAATGACATGCATGGTTATGAAACAGAAACACATATTGGTCGATATATTGGAAAAATGCAATGGTTAATGCCTTTTATAGGATTTGACTGGAGATATAGAAGAATGGGAGAAGATATACAAGAAAATAATCTTTTTGGACAAACCAATACTAAGGATAAACGTGCAGTGGTAAGTCTAGGGGTTAACTACATCCTACCTATGTTAATAGTAGCACAAGCTGAAGTTTTTACCGATGGTAAAGTCAGATTACAATTTGAACGTAAAGACATTCCCGTTTCTAAACGGCTTAGAATGAATTTGATGTGGAATACAGACAAGGAATATATGGCAGGACTACGCTATATAATTACCAGATGGGGTTCTTTGTCTTCACACTATGACAGTGATATGGGCTTTGGTGCAGGATTTATTTTAAATTACTAG
- a CDS encoding DUF305 domain-containing protein: protein MEHTTQQHSKEKNPKMYKKLAFMIVLSFIAMYILMYSMVDVFANVIPNVNQFYMAGLMTMPMLIIEIIVMGSMYMNKKWNMALLAIGGLAAIIFFSCIRLQAAVDDKEFLKSMIPHHAAAILMAKEASLQDPEISQLAQDIIKAQEAEIAQMKAKLGEMKKK, encoded by the coding sequence ATGGAACACACAACACAGCAGCATTCAAAAGAGAAAAACCCAAAAATGTACAAAAAATTAGCATTTATGATCGTATTGTCATTTATTGCTATGTACATCCTAATGTACTCGATGGTAGATGTTTTTGCTAATGTCATTCCCAATGTAAATCAATTTTACATGGCAGGACTAATGACTATGCCGATGCTCATAATTGAGATTATTGTAATGGGCAGTATGTATATGAATAAAAAGTGGAACATGGCATTACTTGCCATAGGCGGCCTTGCTGCAATTATTTTTTTTTCCTGCATCAGACTGCAAGCGGCTGTTGACGATAAAGAGTTCTTAAAATCAATGATTCCACACCATGCAGCGGCAATCCTCATGGCCAAAGAGGCTTCCCTTCAAGATCCAGAAATAAGTCAGCTTGCACAAGACATTATAAAAGCACAAGAAGCTGAAATTGCGCAGATGAAAGCCAAGTTGGGTGAAATGAAAAAAAAATAA
- a CDS encoding heavy metal translocating P-type ATPase: MTHTYTISGMTCDGCRTKVEKTLNAVEGIKAKVSLDPPLATITMENHIATEELQEALTAVGKYTIEMTQTTHSHEKKTEKSCCSTAENHGHKHDHKTTAVPHNDAGGKYYCPMHCEGDKMYDKAGDCPVCGMHLVQEPAAARVQQYTCSMHPEVITDSPGSCPICGMDLVPLEPSENEDQRIYKDLVKKMKIAVVFTVPIFAIAMIEMAHKNPLLQLMDASKWNWVQLILSLPVVFYACWIFFVRAWKSIITWNLNMFTLIGIGTGVAFLFSLAGMFFPDVFPSEFKTEHGTVLLYFEATTVILTLVLLGQLLEARAHSQTSGAIKELLKLAPTQATLVIDGGDKIISIHDIKKGNLLRVKPGDKIPVDGKITDGESTVDESMITGEPIPVDKKIGDMVSSGTINGNKSFIMVAEKVGSETLLSQIIQMVNNASRSRAPIQKLADSIAKYFVPIVVVISVLTFFIWAKFGPEPAMVYGFINAIAVLIIACPCALGLATPMSVMVGVGKGAQSGILIKNAEALEKMDKVNVLITDKTGTITEGKPSVEKIVALQYSEDELLQYIASLNQYSEHPLAEAVVKFAKAKNVSLTKVDDFENIAGKGVIGTAIDKKMALGNKKLMEQAGAAISATIEEKIIAEQKLGKTVSYIAVDKNVVGFVTITDAIKETSAAAIKELMRQGVEVIMLTGDNVNTAKAVADELHLTSFQAGCLPEDKLKVIEKLQAEGKIVAMAGDGINDAPALAQSDIGIAMGTGTDVAIESAKITLVKGDLQGIVKAKNLSHAVMSNIKQNLFFAFVYNVLGVPVAAGVLYPFFGILLSPMIAALAMSFSSVSVIVNALRLRSLKL, encoded by the coding sequence ATGACACACACCTATACAATATCGGGAATGACTTGCGATGGATGTCGTACAAAAGTAGAAAAAACGTTAAATGCTGTAGAGGGAATAAAAGCAAAGGTCTCCTTAGATCCTCCATTGGCAACTATTACAATGGAAAATCATATTGCGACCGAAGAGCTCCAAGAAGCATTGACTGCGGTTGGAAAGTACACCATTGAAATGACTCAAACCACGCATTCGCACGAAAAAAAAACGGAGAAATCATGCTGTAGCACTGCTGAGAATCATGGACACAAACATGATCATAAAACGACAGCCGTACCTCACAATGATGCGGGTGGGAAATATTATTGCCCGATGCATTGTGAAGGTGATAAAATGTATGATAAAGCAGGAGATTGTCCTGTATGCGGAATGCATTTGGTACAAGAACCTGCTGCTGCCCGGGTTCAGCAGTATACCTGTTCAATGCATCCGGAAGTTATAACCGATTCACCAGGTTCATGTCCTATTTGCGGAATGGATCTGGTGCCACTGGAGCCAAGTGAAAACGAAGACCAAAGAATTTACAAGGATTTGGTTAAGAAAATGAAAATAGCGGTAGTATTTACTGTTCCCATTTTCGCTATAGCTATGATAGAAATGGCTCACAAGAATCCTCTACTACAATTAATGGATGCCTCTAAATGGAACTGGGTACAACTTATCTTATCACTTCCTGTTGTCTTTTATGCGTGTTGGATATTTTTTGTACGGGCTTGGAAGTCAATAATTACATGGAACTTAAATATGTTTACCCTTATCGGAATTGGTACAGGAGTGGCATTTTTATTTAGTTTGGCAGGAATGTTTTTCCCAGACGTTTTTCCTAGTGAATTTAAGACCGAACACGGAACAGTGCTGCTATACTTTGAGGCCACAACGGTTATTCTAACTTTGGTTTTGTTAGGACAATTACTCGAGGCAAGAGCACATAGTCAAACCAGTGGTGCTATAAAAGAATTATTAAAACTGGCTCCTACCCAAGCTACTTTGGTAATTGATGGCGGTGATAAAATAATCTCAATCCATGATATCAAAAAAGGTAATTTATTACGGGTAAAACCCGGAGACAAAATTCCTGTAGACGGGAAGATTACTGATGGTGAAAGCACAGTAGACGAATCGATGATTACCGGCGAACCAATTCCTGTAGATAAAAAAATAGGTGATATGGTGTCTTCAGGGACTATAAACGGAAACAAATCCTTTATTATGGTTGCCGAAAAAGTTGGTTCGGAAACCTTGCTTTCGCAAATTATACAAATGGTCAATAATGCAAGCCGTTCCAGAGCACCAATACAGAAACTAGCAGATAGTATCGCCAAATATTTTGTGCCGATTGTTGTTGTTATCTCTGTTCTTACTTTTTTCATTTGGGCAAAATTTGGCCCGGAACCGGCAATGGTTTACGGATTTATCAACGCCATTGCCGTATTGATAATTGCTTGTCCATGTGCACTGGGTTTAGCAACACCGATGTCTGTAATGGTAGGAGTTGGAAAAGGCGCTCAATCGGGAATTCTGATAAAAAATGCCGAAGCTTTGGAAAAAATGGACAAAGTAAATGTTCTCATTACGGATAAAACAGGAACAATTACGGAGGGCAAACCTTCGGTAGAAAAAATCGTAGCGCTGCAATATTCAGAAGATGAACTGCTGCAATACATAGCGTCTTTAAATCAGTACAGTGAGCATCCTCTTGCGGAGGCTGTAGTGAAATTTGCAAAAGCTAAAAATGTTTCTTTGACCAAAGTAGATGATTTTGAAAACATCGCCGGAAAAGGAGTTATCGGAACTGCTATTGATAAAAAGATGGCATTAGGGAATAAAAAATTAATGGAGCAAGCAGGGGCAGCTATTTCTGCCACAATTGAAGAAAAAATTATTGCAGAACAAAAATTAGGAAAAACAGTTTCTTATATCGCTGTAGATAAAAATGTAGTGGGATTTGTAACGATAACCGATGCTATAAAAGAAACAAGTGCTGCAGCTATAAAAGAATTAATGCGCCAAGGGGTTGAAGTAATCATGCTTACGGGAGATAATGTAAATACAGCCAAAGCGGTTGCAGACGAATTGCATTTAACCTCTTTTCAGGCAGGTTGTTTACCCGAGGATAAATTAAAAGTAATCGAGAAACTTCAAGCCGAAGGAAAAATTGTAGCTATGGCGGGAGATGGAATAAATGATGCGCCAGCTTTGGCTCAATCGGACATTGGAATTGCGATGGGAACAGGAACAGATGTTGCGATCGAAAGCGCCAAGATTACTTTGGTAAAAGGAGATCTGCAAGGAATTGTAAAAGCAAAAAATCTGAGCCACGCTGTAATGAGCAACATCAAGCAAAACCTATTCTTTGCTTTTGTATATAATGTCTTAGGCGTACCAGTTGCTGCGGGTGTTTTATATCCATTTTTCGGAATATTACTTTCTCCTATGATTGCTGCCTTGGCAATGAGTTTTAGTTCTGTATCTGTTATTGTGAATGCATTGCGATTGAGAAGTTTAAAACTCTAA
- a CDS encoding protein-tyrosine-phosphatase: protein MLYPQIENTVKSFDFKQISEDRKAVLQPLIDFIQTKVDSKLETRLNLICTHNSRRSHLSQVWAQTAAAYYGIKNVSCYSGGTEATALFPMAAETLKDSGFNIKTLSEGSNPVYSIKYSADELPVIGFSKTYDDDFNPESGFAAIMTCSQADGGCPFIAGAEKRIPITFEDPKISDGTPQQKETYLERSLQIGTEMFYIFSQIKK, encoded by the coding sequence ATGTTATATCCACAAATTGAGAATACCGTTAAATCATTTGATTTTAAGCAGATCTCTGAAGATCGCAAAGCAGTCCTGCAGCCATTAATCGACTTCATTCAGACCAAAGTGGACAGTAAGCTGGAAACCAGACTAAACCTGATCTGCACGCATAATTCCAGAAGAAGCCACTTATCGCAGGTTTGGGCGCAGACTGCCGCCGCCTATTACGGCATCAAAAACGTTTCATGCTATTCAGGAGGAACCGAGGCTACTGCCCTTTTCCCGATGGCAGCGGAGACTTTGAAGGATTCAGGATTCAACATCAAAACCCTTTCAGAGGGTTCAAACCCCGTTTATTCAATAAAATATTCAGCTGACGAACTTCCTGTTATCGGTTTTTCCAAAACCTATGATGATGATTTCAATCCTGAAAGCGGATTTGCCGCAATAATGACCTGTTCGCAGGCTGACGGTGGATGCCCGTTTATAGCAGGCGCTGAGAAAAGAATCCCGATCACTTTTGAAGATCCAAAAATTTCCGACGGAACGCCTCAGCAGAAAGAAACTTATCTGGAGCGCAGTCTGCAGATTGGAACTGAAATGTTTTACATATTCTCACAAATAAAAAAATAA